TGTGCGCCGGGGCGTGGAACTGGTCGCCGGAGTAGGTCGCGGAGAGGGCGTGTAAGCCGGCGGGAAGAGTGGAGAGGTCACGTGTAGCGGCGTTGGCTAAGAGGTTCGCCGCGCCGAGAGTTGTTGTGTTGGCGTTGAAGGTGTCGAGGAAGGTGATGGAGCCGGATGCAGCGGTCGAGGTCGCAAGGGTTGCGCTGAGGTGTCCGCTTCCGTAAGGAATAACCGAGGGAGCCGTGAGGGTAAGGATTCCAGGAACGGATGCCCCGAGGCCGGCGAAGGTGCGTATGGTCGCGTCGGAGGCGATCTGACGCACGCGCTGGTTGCCGGTGTCAGCTAATGCGAGGAGGCCAGTGGGCGCGAGCGCGGCGGAGCGTGGGTCGTTGAGCGAGGCCGCGGCCGCAGGGCCTGCGTCGCCGGAGAAGCTCTGGGTGCCGTCGCCTGCGAGGGTGGTGATCGTGCCGGTGACAGCGTCAATGCGGCGGATACGGTGGTTCTGCGAATCGGCGATGTAGAGGTTGCCGGATGGATCGATGGTGATGCCGCGTGGGAGTGCGAGGGTGGCGGCGCTGGCTTGGGAGTCGTCACCGGAGAAGCCCCCGATGCCGGTGCCTGCGATGGTATCGATGATGCCAGTGATTGCGTCGACTCGGCGAATGCGGTGGTTGCGGGAGTCGGCGATGTAGAGGTTCTTGCGCGAATCAAGGGCGAGCCCGGAGGGGGAGTCGATGCTGGCGGCGGTGGCTGCGCCGTTGTCACCGGAGAAGCCTTGTGTGCCGTTGCCGGCGACGGTTGTAATGATGCCGCCGGGTGTAATTTTGCGAATGCGGTGGTTCTGAGTGTCGGCGATGTAGAGATTCTGGTTGGCATCGAGGGCAAGCGCGGTGGGCAAGTTGAGATGCGCGCCGGGGGCGGGGCCGTTGTCGCCGTCGAATCCTGGGGTGCTGCCTCCGGCGACGGTGGTAATGAGGCCGGTGGCGAGATCGACTCGGCGAATGCAGCTGTTGTGGGCGTCGGCGATGTAGAGGTGGCCAGAGGTGTCGAGCGCGAGCCCCTGGGGAGAGTCGAGCTGTGCCTGAGTGGCGGGACCGCCGTCTCCGGAGAAGCCCTGCACGCCGTTACCGGCGACGGTGGTGATGTTGCCGGAGGTATCTACCTTGCGGACCGAGTGGTTGGCCGTCTCGGCGAGGTAGAGATTACCTTGTGCGTCAAACAGAATGACGGATGGCAAAATGAGGGGGACGGCAGTAGCCTGTGTCTGGGCGAGAAGACACGGAGCGACTAGGAGAAGAACGAGAAGATGACGGAGCGCGGCACTACTGCGTCCTTGGGGGAAAATGCTCTGCGGACCCATGGGAGTGAGTTGAGATTACATGATTTGAAGGCAGATTTGATGCGAAGATTCTTTACTCGTGCGCGACGGACGCCGTCCGCCGTTTCAGCCGTGGAAGGCGTTACTCGGCAACGGTGGTGTTTCGCAGTTGCCCCAGCCTTTCGATGGTGACGATGACTTCTTCATTGGGCTTGAGCCAGCGCGGCGGCGTGCGGCCCAGGCCTACTCCCTCGGGCGTGCCGGTGCTGATGATGTCGCCAGCTTCGAGGGGTGTAGTGCTGGAGATGTATTCAATGAGCGCGGGGATCTTGAAGATGAGATCGCGAGTATTGGCGGACTGAAGGAGCTCTCCGTTGACCGTAAGCGAGATGGCGAGCGAATGTGGGTCGGGAACCTCGTCGGCGGTAACGATGGATGGGCCAAGAGGGCAGAAGGTGGGGAAGGATTTGCCCAGCGTCCACTGGGACGTAGCAAGCTGGATGTCGCGGGCGCTGACGTCGTTGGCAATGGTGTAGCCCAGGACGTGGTCCATGGCGGAGGCTGCGGAGATCTGGTATCCGGGCTTGCCGATGACCACTGCGAGTTCGGCTTCGTAGTCGGGTTGCGTGCTGACGGCGGGAAGAATGATGGATACGTCGGGACCTACGACGGCGCTCGAAAGCTTCATGAAGACAGTAGGGACCTTCTGCACTGCCATCTTGGACTCGGCGGCGTGGCTCTGGTAGTTGAGGCCAATGCCGAAGACGCGTGGCGGGCGCGGAATGGGAGCGAGGATCTGAGCGTCGGACAACGGGACCCGGGGCGCGGTTGCGCTGGCGGCGCGGGCAGCATCGAGAGCCGCGGGGCCGGCCTCGATGAGGGACAGCACCGTGGGGTGACCAAGGCCTGAGAGGTCAACGACATCGTAGTGCGTCGCGCTTCCCTGCACCGGCAGCAGAACGCCAGGGGTGGGTTTGTCAGTCGACTTACGGGTAAAGGTGATCAGCTTCATATCTTTTTGCTCCGTGCGTATGTCACTGCGAGATCGCAGACAGGTTTGAGGCTCATGCCGAAGTGTGGGGCGCGCTGCAGTTCGACGTCAGGCCGCTGTCCAGCCTCCGTCGATGGCGATGACAGCTCCGTTGATGAACTCGGCCTCGGCGGAGCAGAGATAGCGCACAAGCGAGGCGATGTCCTCCGGGGTTCCGAGTCGGCCGATGGGCTGGCGGGCGACCAGCTCCGCACGGATCTTGTCCTTTTCGTGAGGGTGATACTTCTCGAGATAGCCCTCAACGAAAGGCGTCTGCACCGTGCCGGGAGCGATGCAGTTGACGCGAAGCTCTTTGGGGTAGTCGACGGCGATCTGGCGCGTCATGGCCTGCACTGCACCCTTGCTGGCGCAGTAGGCGAAGCGCTGCTTCACACCGACTGAGCCTGCCACCGAGCCGATGTTGACGATCGATCCGCGGGATGTGAGGAGCAGCGGGAAGGCAGCCTGAGTGACGAGAAAGACGCTGTTCACGTTGACCCGCATGACGCGAGTGAAGTCCTCCTCCGAGGTGCGGGTGATGTCGCCGACGAGGCCGATGCCCGCATTGTTGACGAGGATGTCGAGCTGCGGGACTCCCGCGAGCGCTGCCGTAATGGAGGCGGCATCGGTGACATCCATGTGGATGGCCTTCGCATGAGGAAGCTCGGAAGCTAGCGCCTGGGCGGCGGAAAGGTTAAGGTCGGCGATGAGGACTTGGGCTCCAGCTCGAGCAAGTTCGCGAACAGTTGCGGCGCCGATGCCGCTGGCTCCCCCGGTGACGAGGGCAAGTTTATTTTCCAGGTAAAACGCTTCTGCCATATGTTGAAATACCGATTTGACCCACAAGAAGAATAACGCACTCGACCAGCGAGACGCCTACAGATACTGTAGTGCTCTCTATCTTTTTCGTACAGCAAGAGGGGCGATCAAGTGCCTGAGTGATACCCTTCAAACTGAAATTTCACTCGGTGGATGCTCGATGTCACCCTTGAAAAAGGAAGATGCGGAGGAAGGATGCCACGGCACTGTTTGACAGTTGACTTGAAGGACGACGCAACGGCGATCTCGGAGTACAAACGGTACCACCGTAATGTGTGGCCCGAGATCAAAAAGAGCCTTTACGACGTCGGGGTGGTGGACATGGAGATTTATCTGCTCAACACGCGAATGTTCATGATTCTCGATGTCGATGACAGCTTTTCGTTTTCGGCCAAGGCCGCTGCAGACGCTGCCAACACCAAGGTCCAGGAGTGGGAGGACATCATGGGAGGGTTTGCACAGCCGCTGCCTCAGTCGACTCCGGAACAACGTTGGGTGCTGATGCAGAAGGTGTTTCATCTGACAGAGCAATAGGCTTTGGCTGTCCTCTAAAGATGGGGACAACGTAAAGAGGCCCCGAAGATGTCTTCGGGGCCTCTTCGTCTGCGGTTGAACTTGCGGTTAGGGGAGTGTCTGGAAACGGCCATTGTTGTAGCCAAATGAGTACGGCTGGTAGACGGGGACGGCCGATCCGACGATCTCAGTGATACTCGACGGCGTTCCATCGCCTGCGAGCCAGACGTTGCCGGACTGGTCGACGGTGATGGCGCGGCCGCCGACGAGGAACGCGGACGAGAACTGACGCCCGCCGCCGGAGGTGCCGTCGGTGGTGAGGCTGCTGCCAACGCCGCTTACCTCGCTGGCGGTGTAGAGGCCAGTTCCGGTATCAGCGGTGTTGTTGATTGCCCAGACGTTGGAACGGCCATCGAGAGCGATCGCAGTGGGACTGTTGATTCCAGCCTGGCCAGTTGTCGTCGACCACGTGATTGCATAGTTCGTGCCGCTACCCGTCAGGTTATAGATGCTGTTATTGGTTCCGTTGGAAGAGACCCATACGTTGGCCGTATGGTTGACCGTAAGGCCATAGGTATTGTTTGGCACACCGGTCTGATAGGTGGCGAAGCCATTCAGATAGCCTAGGCTGTTGCCTGGGTCCGTTGTGGCGGGAACGATCTGGGAGATGACACTGCCTCCCGAGGTGACCCACACATTGTGGCTGGTATCGACGAAGATGTGGATCGGGTTGGAACCCAGGCCTGTGGATATCTTGGTCGGTGTTGTAGCGGTAGTTGCAGTCGCGCCGTCGTCAATCAGATAGAGCGAGCCATCGGTGGTCGTGAAGTAGATATTACTGTTCTGGTCGCTGCTGCTGGAACCGCCGTCGGCAAAGACCGCGAGCGGAGCAGCTGCTGTGGTGTAGGTAAGAACCGCCCCGCCTGATGGGCTGTACCGGGAGATGGTATTCGCGGAGGTGGAGGCATACCAGATGTTGCCCGATGTATCGACTGAGGCCCCGCCCTTCGATCCTCCGCCAAGGAAGACGCAGGCGCTTGGTGTGCCGTTGGAAGAGATCTCCGTAAGATTTCCCTTGGTGGCCTCTCCGTTAGCAAGCCAGATGTTGCCGCTGACGTCGACGTTGATGTCCTGCGGCTGACCGATAAATTTGCCACTGCTGCTGCCGCAGGTGCTGGTGCTGCTGTAGTTGATGGCAATCGTCCAATCCGTTGGAGCGGAGGCAAGAGTTGGCTGATAGGGGGCGCCAACGGCTGGTACGAGACCGTAAAGATTCTGCAGGTTTGTCGAACCGCCATTCGTGGGGTTGCTGAAGATGTAATAAAGCGCCTGCAGCGTATCAGTCGCCGGCGTAAATGCTGGACTGTGGTACGGTCTGCCAGTTACGGAGACGTCCGGAGGCGTCGCGCTGTTGAAGAGCGTCGTGCATGCAGGTGCGCTCGATGACGCGTTATTGACGCAAGCCGAAATGACGTTGGCCAAAGTATTGACCTTGGCGGTCTCCGGAGTTGCCGTCACGGTGACGCCACCCCCTCCGACAAGCTGCTTGGAAGTAAGCGCAGTTCCCGCGACGGTGTCAGCCAAGTTCGAGATGGTGTTAATCGTGTTGGCGAGGGCGAGCTTTGTTGCACCGATGCCGTCGGCACCGACGCTCTCGGTGACCGGATTGAAGTACTGCGTAATCGCAGCCATGGTCGCGACGGTCGTTACTTCAGTGAGGTTGATGAAGTTTGAGTTGCTGATCTGACTGCAGTAACCGTAAATTCCGATGAACGCAGCTGCACTGTTGCTCTCGCTGGCATTACCGTCATTGAGCGTGTTGCCGCCGTGGGCGGTGACATAGACGATAGGGTCGCCCGCAGTGGGGCAGGAGAACTGGTTGCCGTTTGAGGCCTGGCCATTGGTGGCGTTCTTTGTGAAGCTGAATGAGCCCGTGCCATCGGAGGAAGACGTGGTCGTCGCGGCCAGGATGGCAGCGCCGTTGCTGACCCCGCCGGCAGGATCGCCCGAGCCGAGACCGTTCTGGCCAGCGTAATAGAGATTGACAGTGGCACCGGAGATGGGCTGATTGCCGCCGTAGATCTTGCCTCCAAAGGTTGCCGAGGTTGCAGGATTCAGTGAGGGCGCCGTCGTCACCATGTTTGCGCAACCAGCCGTAAAAAGAGCACTGGAGGCAAGCAAAGCGAGCAGGTTTCGCTTTGAGCCCACGAGCCGGATTTGATTGTTGCGGTTCATGAATATTCCCTCCGAAAGGTCAATACTGTAGGTTGCGTTACAGAGCGGTTTCAAAGATAGCCAGGGATGATTGATGCATAGGCCGACGGCAAGACGGGCCCACAGTGGAATGAGTCATGAAACCAGGCAGCGAATCGTCCTTACGGCGAATCACTGCTTCTTGAGGCGACGCTAACTCCATGCTCGAAAAAGCTTTCATAATCTCATGGAGGAGGATACCCGACGAAGGCCCATTTCCAATCCATCACCCCATGACACTTTCCCGTAAATCGGGATGACACTTTTGGGGCATGGGAGTTCCATTTGGGAACGATCCTGACAGATTCCCGGCGTATGGAACAGTGTCTTTTTGCATTCCGGAATTGAAAATAGCAACTTCTGAGCTTACCGTCCGGGATGAGAGTGCTGGAGTATCTGCTTCGTCTGGACTGTTTTGCACGGACCGGACAACTCTGCTCGTGCGAACCGACTCTATGGGGGAGTACTATTTGAACGCCCCACGAACCCACCTCTCATGGAGATGGCATTATGTTCTCAAAGCAAATATCCCTAGCAGCGACCCTCGCCTTTACCGCCGCTCTTTGCGTTGGTGGATGCAAGAGTTCTACTCCGGCTGCGCCAGCCAGCAACAGTACGTCGGCTACACCGCAGGCTCCGCCAGCAGCAGGTGAGCCAGCGACGGCCAGTACCCCCGCATCGGCTCCTGCTCCCGCTCCGGCGGTAACGCCGGCACCCGCTTCGGCGGTGACGCCAGCACCCGCTTCGGCGGTGACGCCAGCACCCGCTGCAGCGGTGACGCCTGCTGCGCCGCCTGCTCCGGTAGCACCACCCCCACCGCCTCAGCCGGTGAAGCTGACGGTTCCGGCTGGAGCCAAGGTGTCGGTAGTCATCACACAGCAACTCAGCGCGAAGAATAGCAACGTCGGCGACGCGTTTACTGGCGAACTTGCGGCAGCGATGACGACATCAAGCGGCAAGACCGTCTTTAGGAAGGGGACCCCGGTGCAAGGTACCGTGGTCGCCGCCAAGGGCCAAGGTAAGTTCAAGGGCGAGGGCACTCTGGCGATCCAACTGCTCTCGGTCGGCGGACACGCGGTAACGACCAGCAGCTACTTGCAGCAGCAGAAGGGTAAGGGCAAGCGGACCGCCGGCTTGATTGGCGGCGGTGCCGGTGGCGGTGCGCTGATCGGCGGACTGGCTGGCGGCGGCAAGGGCGCCTTGATTGGCGGCCTTGTGGGTGCCGGTGCGGGTACAGCGGGAGCTGCGCTGACGGGCAACAAGGACATCGTGATCCCGGCTGAGTCGGTGGTGTCGTTTACTCTGCAGAGTCCGATTACGATCACGGTTCATCCTAAGGAACACGCTGAGTCTGCGCAGCCCTGATTCGAGAGTGACAAATGGAGGGCACCTGCCTGGGCAGGTGCCTTTTTTCTGTTGGCCGGCAACCTCCTCTCAGGATGCGGACGATAGACTGGGATATGCGATTTCGTCCTGTCTTTCTGCTCTCGGCGACCGATGCCGCACACTTCCCTTCTGAGGCTAGAACGTTCGGCGCTCCGGAGGTCGCGTTTCTGGGGCGGTCGAATGTTGGCAAGTCGTCGTTGATTAATGCGCTGCTGGGATCGAATGAGGCGCGGGTGTCTTCGACCCCTGGGCGGACGCGGGCGATCAACTTTTTTGCGCTGCACGAGGGTTCAGGCGACAAGATGAAGGTGAGGCCGGCGCTGATATTTGCCGATCTGCCCGGCTATGGATACGCCAAGATATCCAAGTCAATCTCTGCAGAGTGGCCGCAGTTCATCGAGCCTTACCTCTCTGAACGCGAGGCGCTGGCGCTCTGCGTCTGCCTGGTGGACACGAATATCCCTCCGCAGGCTAGCGATCATCAACTCATAACCTATCTGAAGCAGACTCAGCGGCCCTTTGTTGTTGTGGGCACGAAGGCGGACCGGCTTTCGAACAACGTGCTGGCGAAGAATGTCGCCGCTCTGAAGCGTGAGCACGGAGTGGAGGAGATTCTTCCTGTGTCCGCGAAGAGCGACGCCGGGGTAAAGGCGCTTTGGCAGCGGTTGATGACCGTAGCTGAGTGAGCCCCTCTCCCCCGGTACATTTTTGCGCAAAATCTTCGAAATAGACGGTTTAGGTCTGGACTTACGGGTGCAGATTCTGTTAGAGAGCGAGCCCCGTATGTCTCCGGGCTCAGTCATCTTTTTTTCAGCCTGTTTCTATTTTAGCGAATTGAATGGAACTACTCTGCCAACCCTAACCATCAAGATTTGAATGAGTTGAGTGATTTGGGGGCTTGACAGAAATTTTTGTGGGAAAGATGGGCTTCAGCTCTCTTTGAGGGCTTGTTTCTCGGCTTCGGTGAGCCAGAGGCTTCGGTGGGGCGGGCGCTGGCGCTGGAGGATGCGAGGGGCAGCTTCGAGCCAGCGGCGGCGGAGAGAGTCTTTTGCGGGGAGGAGTGAGAGAGCTTTGGCGTCGAAGGTGCGGAGGGCGGTCGGGGTGTCGAAGGTGAAGGTGTGGAGTTGCCAGCCCTGATCTTTGAGGAGTGGGGTGAGGAGGG
The Edaphobacter bradus genome window above contains:
- a CDS encoding SDR family NAD(P)-dependent oxidoreductase; amino-acid sequence: MAEAFYLENKLALVTGGASGIGAATVRELARAGAQVLIADLNLSAAQALASELPHAKAIHMDVTDAASITAALAGVPQLDILVNNAGIGLVGDITRTSEEDFTRVMRVNVNSVFLVTQAAFPLLLTSRGSIVNIGSVAGSVGVKQRFAYCASKGAVQAMTRQIAVDYPKELRVNCIAPGTVQTPFVEGYLEKYHPHEKDKIRAELVARQPIGRLGTPEDIASLVRYLCSAEAEFINGAVIAIDGGWTAA
- the yihA gene encoding ribosome biogenesis GTP-binding protein YihA/YsxC, which produces MRFRPVFLLSATDAAHFPSEARTFGAPEVAFLGRSNVGKSSLINALLGSNEARVSSTPGRTRAINFFALHEGSGDKMKVRPALIFADLPGYGYAKISKSISAEWPQFIEPYLSEREALALCVCLVDTNIPPQASDHQLITYLKQTQRPFVVVGTKADRLSNNVLAKNVAALKREHGVEEILPVSAKSDAGVKALWQRLMTVAE
- a CDS encoding fumarylacetoacetate hydrolase family protein; translation: MKLITFTRKSTDKPTPGVLLPVQGSATHYDVVDLSGLGHPTVLSLIEAGPAALDAARAASATAPRVPLSDAQILAPIPRPPRVFGIGLNYQSHAAESKMAVQKVPTVFMKLSSAVVGPDVSIILPAVSTQPDYEAELAVVIGKPGYQISAASAMDHVLGYTIANDVSARDIQLATSQWTLGKSFPTFCPLGPSIVTADEVPDPHSLAISLTVNGELLQSANTRDLIFKIPALIEYISSTTPLEAGDIISTGTPEGVGLGRTPPRWLKPNEEVIVTIERLGQLRNTTVAE
- a CDS encoding NHL repeat-containing protein gives rise to the protein MNRNNQIRLVGSKRNLLALLASSALFTAGCANMVTTAPSLNPATSATFGGKIYGGNQPISGATVNLYYAGQNGLGSGDPAGGVSNGAAILAATTTSSSDGTGSFSFTKNATNGQASNGNQFSCPTAGDPIVYVTAHGGNTLNDGNASESNSAAAFIGIYGYCSQISNSNFINLTEVTTVATMAAITQYFNPVTESVGADGIGATKLALANTINTISNLADTVAGTALTSKQLVGGGGVTVTATPETAKVNTLANVISACVNNASSSAPACTTLFNSATPPDVSVTGRPYHSPAFTPATDTLQALYYIFSNPTNGGSTNLQNLYGLVPAVGAPYQPTLASAPTDWTIAINYSSTSTCGSSSGKFIGQPQDINVDVSGNIWLANGEATKGNLTEISSNGTPSACVFLGGGSKGGASVDTSGNIWYASTSANTISRYSPSGGAVLTYTTAAAPLAVFADGGSSSSDQNSNIYFTTTDGSLYLIDDGATATTATTPTKISTGLGSNPIHIFVDTSHNVWVTSGGSVISQIVPATTDPGNSLGYLNGFATYQTGVPNNTYGLTVNHTANVWVSSNGTNNSIYNLTGSGTNYAITWSTTTGQAGINSPTAIALDGRSNVWAINNTADTGTGLYTASEVSGVGSSLTTDGTSGGGRQFSSAFLVGGRAITVDQSGNVWLAGDGTPSSITEIVGSAVPVYQPYSFGYNNGRFQTLP
- a CDS encoding NHL domain-containing protein; this encodes MPSVILFDAQGNLYLAETANHSVRKVDTSGNITTVAGNGVQGFSGDGGPATQAQLDSPQGLALDTSGHLYIADAHNSCIRRVDLATGLITTVAGGSTPGFDGDNGPAPGAHLNLPTALALDANQNLYIADTQNHRIRKITPGGIITTVAGNGTQGFSGDNGAATAASIDSPSGLALDSRKNLYIADSRNHRIRRVDAITGIIDTIAGTGIGGFSGDDSQASAATLALPRGITIDPSGNLYIADSQNHRIRRIDAVTGTITTLAGDGTQSFSGDAGPAAAASLNDPRSAALAPTGLLALADTGNQRVRQIASDATIRTFAGLGASVPGILTLTAPSVIPYGSGHLSATLATSTAASGSITFLDTFNANTTTLGAANLLANAATRDLSTLPAGLHALSATYSGDQFHAPAHSNTLSLTISPLQLAAIVTPATLLYGQPIPTLTGVITGVLPQDAARITATFTTTAANLSPVGSYSVTALLSGPAAGNYTIAPIPNVAITPAPTLITLTTPTTTIAAGQSLTLTTHVASTTTGSPTGTVTLTIDAIPQPAITIASTGDAAFTTSALSLGNHTLTSQYSGDANFLPSSSAASSLAVSATASPADFTLATAGATSQTVVSGNSATFTFTAQPQGTLTSPITLAASGLPPFATAAFNPSYIPPGSASTTFNLTIATPRSTAFQPAVAPAPIALAILALPLIPLTRRRKQPLRILCVAAILTSTFLSGCGDRINTGARSANGTTAYTITVTGTATTPSGTALQHSASVVLVLQN
- a CDS encoding L-rhamnose mutarotase; this encodes MTVDLKDDATAISEYKRYHRNVWPEIKKSLYDVGVVDMEIYLLNTRMFMILDVDDSFSFSAKAAADAANTKVQEWEDIMGGFAQPLPQSTPEQRWVLMQKVFHLTEQ